A section of the Candidatus Moraniibacteriota bacterium genome encodes:
- a CDS encoding DKNYY domain-containing protein, with amino-acid sequence MVETIRERPDIGYDAWKESHPERMQLAGYYSRDSEGVYWYHTKIIGADPGTFDVYSDRYAHDMSNVYYAGNSDLYTIIGADTESFQAKCF; translated from the coding sequence TTGGTGGAAACGATTAGAGAAAGGCCTGATATTGGATACGATGCCTGGAAGGAAAGTCATCCAGAGAGAATGCAATTGGCTGGTTATTATTCAAGAGATTCAGAGGGAGTTTATTGGTATCATACGAAGATTATTGGTGCAGATCCAGGGACCTTTGACGTTTACAGTGATCGCTATGCTCACGATATGTCAAACGTCTACTACGCGGGGAATAGTGATTTATATACCATTATTGGAGCGGATACTGAGAGTTTCCAAGCAAAATGCTTTTAA
- a CDS encoding non-canonical purine NTP pyrophosphatase: MNQEITFITGNEKKAEYLAKYLGFPVKRAKLHLEEIQSLDLREIVEHKVRQAFEKVKSPVIVEDVSLEFEALGKLPGPFIRFFVEEVPFETICSMIDGKSRKATARCVFGYYNGKTLKLLEGKLDGEIAKAPAGENGYGWDKIFIPEGYSVTRAELDEADDEKTYLQIKPFAELKKFLQEVSNSK; this comes from the coding sequence ATGAACCAAGAAATCACATTTATTACAGGTAACGAAAAGAAGGCAGAATATCTTGCCAAGTATCTTGGCTTTCCGGTAAAGCGCGCGAAGCTTCATCTTGAAGAAATTCAATCTTTAGACTTGAGAGAGATTGTAGAACATAAAGTTCGGCAGGCATTCGAAAAAGTCAAAAGTCCAGTGATAGTGGAGGACGTTTCGCTCGAATTTGAAGCTCTGGGAAAGTTACCTGGCCCATTTATACGCTTTTTCGTTGAAGAAGTTCCTTTTGAAACGATTTGCTCGATGATTGATGGTAAGTCTCGAAAAGCTACCGCCCGCTGTGTTTTTGGATATTACAATGGCAAAACTCTCAAGCTCCTGGAAGGAAAACTAGACGGTGAAATAGCTAAGGCTCCTGCAGGTGAAAATGGCTATGGCTGGGACAAGATTTTCATTCCAGAAGGGTACTCTGTTACCAGAGCAGAGCTGGATGAAGCAGATGATGAAAAAACATACTTACAGATAAAGCCATTTGCTGAGTTGAAGAAGTTTCTTCAGGAGGTCAGTAATTCGAAGTGA
- a CDS encoding ATP-binding cassette domain-containing protein, with the protein MPKSIEISHLSKKFTFPVKSSASGWVKNLFNPEVKEIAAVNDVSFSVAEGERIAFIGPNGAGKSTTIKMLTGILFPTSGSISVLGLDPTKDRKKLAYQIGTVFGQRSQLLPNLPVTDSLEFFGVMYDMSDGEIKERIAQLTELFELNDFIDQPVRKLSLGQRMRAEVATSLIHKPKVIFLDEPTIGLDVVAKKSLRDLLLRINEEEGTTIFLTSHDVGDIQSLCNRTIIINHGSVIKDLPTEDLSKTFVYEKYIDLIPTEKFQDFPELIAGIQYSKKSPNLITVVVDINKISVKESLKKLLDMFDLEDVDVYNADLETVIRHIYEKDATSL; encoded by the coding sequence ATGCCTAAATCTATTGAAATATCCCATCTTTCGAAAAAATTTACTTTTCCTGTCAAAAGCAGTGCTTCAGGTTGGGTAAAGAACTTATTTAATCCAGAGGTAAAGGAAATTGCTGCAGTAAATGACGTTTCCTTTTCGGTAGCCGAAGGTGAGAGAATTGCCTTTATTGGCCCAAATGGCGCAGGGAAATCTACCACGATCAAGATGCTCACGGGGATACTATTTCCCACGTCGGGCAGTATAAGTGTGCTCGGACTTGATCCGACCAAAGACAGGAAGAAACTCGCCTACCAAATCGGAACCGTTTTTGGCCAGCGTTCACAGTTACTCCCTAATCTTCCTGTAACAGATTCTCTAGAGTTTTTTGGCGTTATGTATGATATGTCGGATGGGGAGATCAAGGAGCGGATTGCTCAATTAACAGAGCTTTTCGAGCTTAATGATTTTATTGATCAGCCAGTTCGTAAACTTTCCCTTGGACAGAGAATGAGAGCTGAAGTTGCTACCTCTCTTATCCATAAGCCAAAAGTTATTTTCTTAGATGAACCCACTATTGGTCTTGATGTAGTAGCTAAAAAGTCTCTGAGGGACTTATTGTTGCGAATCAACGAAGAGGAAGGAACTACAATATTCTTAACTTCTCACGATGTGGGAGACATACAGTCTCTATGCAATAGAACAATCATTATAAATCACGGGAGCGTCATCAAAGATTTGCCTACAGAAGACTTATCAAAAACTTTTGTTTATGAAAAATATATTGACCTTATTCCTACCGAAAAGTTTCAAGACTTTCCTGAACTTATTGCTGGGATTCAATACTCAAAAAAGAGTCCTAACCTTATAACTGTGGTGGTGGACATCAATAAAATAAGTGTCAAAGAGTCTCTTAAGAAACTTCTAGATATGTTTGATTTGGAAGATGTTGACGTTTACAACGCTGACCTTGAAACGGTTATTAGGCACATTTATGAGAAGGATGCGACTAGCCTCTAA
- a CDS encoding ABC-2 family transporter protein, whose product MWKELKFAFYTIKKNIQSSAELRTSFLMNIIGMAINNTSFIILWIFFVQSVGVIGGWTAADIVGLQGFLAISYGIVFSVGVGIRKLPEYVTSGAFDRFMLSPKSLLTRVATASFSPSGIGDIVFGATCLIIYGILIHATAFQVALMLIFVFLSVIVFGATAIAIYSLSFFFMDSTATTNGIFELFMTPTLFHGGAFQGGMRFIFTFIIPSLLIGALPVEAVRDISLLKLLLVSVLAILWLILAIKIFHKAIRRYESSNLMTFGS is encoded by the coding sequence ATGTGGAAGGAACTAAAATTTGCTTTCTATACAATCAAAAAGAACATCCAAAGTAGTGCTGAGCTTCGCACGAGCTTTCTGATGAATATTATTGGGATGGCCATTAACAATACCTCCTTTATCATTTTATGGATTTTCTTTGTTCAGTCAGTAGGAGTGATCGGGGGATGGACTGCCGCTGATATAGTGGGACTCCAAGGCTTCCTCGCTATCTCTTATGGCATAGTTTTTTCCGTAGGAGTAGGCATAAGAAAACTTCCAGAATATGTAACTTCAGGAGCTTTTGATAGATTTATGCTTTCTCCTAAAAGCTTACTTACTCGAGTAGCTACGGCTTCATTTAGCCCATCTGGAATTGGGGACATTGTTTTTGGGGCTACTTGCCTGATAATCTATGGAATTTTAATTCACGCTACTGCTTTTCAGGTAGCCTTGATGCTCATCTTTGTTTTTCTCTCTGTGATCGTCTTTGGTGCTACCGCTATAGCGATCTACTCCCTTAGTTTTTTCTTTATGGATTCGACTGCCACAACAAACGGGATTTTCGAGTTATTTATGACACCTACTCTTTTTCACGGGGGAGCATTCCAAGGAGGAATGAGGTTTATATTCACTTTTATTATCCCCTCGCTTCTTATTGGAGCTCTGCCAGTAGAGGCAGTGAGAGATATTTCACTCCTCAAGCTCTTACTTGTGAGCGTATTAGCCATTCTTTGGCTGATTTTGGCTATTAAGATTTTTCACAAAGCTATCCGAAGATACGAAAGTTCGAATTTAATGACCTTTGGAAGCTAG
- a CDS encoding Type 1 glutamine amidotransferase-like domain-containing protein: MELFLTSSVHAVAHDIAKKVNLSKANKLVFIDTASEPKGEREDLEWQKIDRQALADAGFVVSDYTITGKSRSQIETDLDLFDCIYLSGGNTSYLLQQSQITGFDTLIKELVQKKGKIYIGTSAGSIITGPKLLDYFKTEEVKLESKNCYGLVNFTIVPHWGSEDFKEKYLGERMEIVYKEDQVPPLLLTDNQYAHVQGGQMEIVDVKSGT, encoded by the coding sequence GTGGAACTATTTCTCACCTCAAGTGTTCATGCTGTGGCACATGACATTGCAAAAAAAGTAAATCTCTCCAAAGCCAACAAGTTGGTGTTTATTGATACTGCATCCGAACCAAAGGGAGAGCGAGAAGACTTGGAGTGGCAAAAAATTGATAGACAAGCACTGGCAGATGCTGGGTTTGTAGTCAGTGACTATACCATCACTGGAAAATCAAGAAGCCAAATAGAAACAGATTTGGACTTGTTTGACTGCATATATCTTTCTGGCGGAAATACGTCCTATCTTCTACAACAATCCCAGATAACAGGGTTTGATACTTTAATTAAAGAGCTCGTTCAAAAGAAGGGGAAAATATATATTGGCACGAGCGCAGGCTCAATCATCACGGGGCCAAAACTCCTCGACTACTTCAAGACTGAAGAGGTGAAACTGGAGAGCAAAAATTGCTATGGCCTTGTGAACTTTACCATCGTGCCACATTGGGGTTCTGAGGATTTTAAAGAGAAATACTTGGGTGAAAGAATGGAAATAGTTTATAAGGAAGACCAGGTGCCACCACTCTTACTCACAGATAATCAATATGCCCATGTGCAGGGTGGTCAGATGGAAATTGTTGATGTCAAATCAGGTACATAA
- a CDS encoding metal-sensing transcriptional repressor, whose amino-acid sequence MTPEKEKLVRRLKIIEGQVRGLQEMLVKDAYCIDVITQTSAVKQGLTVVEDALMESHLGTCVIAQIKGGKEAKAREEILKVYRLKRK is encoded by the coding sequence ATGACGCCAGAGAAAGAGAAGCTCGTCCGTCGGCTGAAGATCATCGAGGGCCAGGTGCGTGGCCTGCAGGAGATGCTCGTGAAGGATGCGTACTGCATCGATGTCATCACGCAGACTTCGGCCGTGAAGCAGGGTCTGACCGTCGTAGAGGACGCGCTCATGGAAAGCCATCTCGGCACCTGCGTCATCGCCCAGATCAAGGGTGGAAAGGAAGCAAAAGCGAGGGAGGAAATTCTCAAGGTCTATCGGCTGAAGAGAAAATAA
- a CDS encoding DUF305 domain-containing protein, producing MPSSLSLPFAIVLMIITGILGMGIGYSLTPEYRLSMYEKNTMNLGRADRTLDLRYVNAMIAHHRGAMLVAEQAKKSERAEVKNLAEVILKDEPKAIAELYAWKKDWYQDERKVVDPIVPILGTYDKSFDLRFLNAVIVHHENGIVMTQDVRLKSNRSEVLDNADAVEAFLKGGIAMLKEWRSAWYSL from the coding sequence ATGCCATCCTCTCTCTCGCTTCCGTTCGCCATCGTACTCATGATTATTACAGGAATTCTTGGGATGGGAATTGGATATTCTCTGACCCCTGAGTATCGCCTTTCGATGTATGAAAAGAATACAATGAATCTCGGTCGAGCTGACCGGACACTCGATCTTCGCTATGTGAATGCGATGATCGCTCATCATCGGGGAGCGATGCTGGTCGCGGAGCAGGCTAAGAAAAGCGAGCGGGCCGAGGTGAAGAATCTTGCTGAGGTGATACTCAAAGACGAACCGAAAGCCATCGCAGAATTGTACGCCTGGAAAAAGGATTGGTATCAAGATGAACGAAAAGTTGTGGATCCGATTGTTCCAATTCTTGGAACGTACGATAAGTCTTTCGATTTGCGATTTCTCAATGCAGTCATAGTGCATCATGAGAACGGCATTGTGATGACCCAAGATGTTCGATTGAAATCGAACCGATCTGAGGTACTTGATAATGCTGATGCCGTGGAGGCTTTCCTGAAAGGTGGGATTGCGATGCTCAAGGAGTGGCGAAGCGCGTGGTATAGTCTGTAA
- the cadA gene encoding cadmium-translocating P-type ATPase, with translation MKKTILSVSGMHCASCAAIITKSLQKIEGIAEVQVNYATETASISYEQPSPPVEAMNEAVTKYGYSLSRREAIQSVTSTAEHGEHVPSVGGGHDHSLNVAELAGQRAKTEFVFPLALTVFIIMMWDIAAKSFATVPNLPLPMEIFNVVSLVLATIVMFWIGQPFIAGVIRFIRYRVANMDTLVGIGTLSAYLYSAIVTLLPVVRERFQLPDYTYFDVVIVVIGFVTLGKYLEARSKEKTGEAIKKLLNLQAKTALVLRDGKEKEIPVNEVVVGDTVIVKPGSKIPVDGKIIEGKTSVDESMITGESMPTDKIVGDMVIGATINKQGNIQLTATKIGTDTMLSQIIHMVEEAQGSKAPIQATADRISGIFVPVVLGIALAALLAWIVIGSFFIGQTLAISYGLLSFVGVLVIACPCALGLATPTAIIVGVGKGAQYGILVKDAESLELLSQVDTVVFDKTGTITKGEPSVTDIVVLDSHYTEQQIVVFAGSVEKKSEHPLSAAIVARVKEMGLDFAPTENFQALEGVGVQAHVLDAQVSIHKPEKNNQDSGLRTLQSEGKTVVVVEVDGKDVAFIALADTLKEEAVTAVALLRKKGIRTIMLSGDNQIVANQIAKEAGIDTVIAEVLPNEKAGKIRELQVSGNVVAMVGDGINDAPALVQANVGIAMATGTDIAIESAGVTVLHGDLHRVVQAIELSRATIRTVKQNLFWAFVYNVIGIPVAAGLLYPLWGIILNPVFAGLAMAFSSVSVVGNSLRLKTKKL, from the coding sequence ATGAAAAAAACAATACTCTCCGTATCGGGAATGCACTGTGCCAGCTGTGCCGCCATCATCACGAAATCCCTCCAGAAGATTGAAGGCATTGCTGAAGTGCAGGTGAATTATGCCACCGAGACGGCAAGCATTTCATACGAGCAGCCGAGCCCGCCAGTTGAGGCCATGAATGAAGCCGTCACAAAGTATGGCTATAGCCTCAGTCGACGGGAAGCCATCCAGTCAGTTACGTCTACGGCCGAGCATGGGGAACATGTTCCGTCAGTAGGGGGCGGCCACGATCACTCCCTCAATGTAGCTGAGTTAGCTGGCCAGCGCGCTAAAACGGAATTCGTATTTCCGCTCGCACTTACTGTCTTCATCATCATGATGTGGGATATCGCAGCCAAGTCGTTTGCTACTGTTCCGAATCTGCCGCTCCCGATGGAAATTTTTAATGTCGTTTCGCTTGTTCTCGCCACGATCGTGATGTTCTGGATTGGCCAACCATTCATTGCTGGCGTTATCCGGTTTATCCGGTATCGTGTTGCCAATATGGATACACTCGTCGGCATCGGGACGCTCTCGGCGTATTTGTACAGCGCTATCGTCACGCTTTTGCCTGTGGTGCGTGAGCGGTTTCAACTGCCGGACTACACGTACTTCGATGTCGTTATTGTCGTCATCGGTTTCGTCACCCTTGGTAAATATCTCGAGGCCCGTTCGAAAGAGAAGACGGGCGAAGCTATCAAAAAACTGCTTAATCTCCAAGCGAAAACGGCACTCGTTTTGCGTGATGGCAAGGAGAAAGAGATTCCGGTAAATGAGGTGGTTGTTGGTGACACGGTTATCGTGAAGCCGGGAAGCAAGATCCCAGTCGATGGGAAAATCATCGAAGGCAAGACTTCGGTAGATGAGTCAATGATCACGGGAGAGTCGATGCCGACAGATAAGATCGTCGGTGATATGGTTATCGGTGCAACCATCAATAAGCAGGGAAATATTCAGCTCACCGCGACCAAGATTGGAACTGACACCATGCTTTCTCAGATTATCCACATGGTGGAGGAGGCCCAGGGTTCAAAAGCGCCAATTCAGGCTACCGCGGATAGAATATCGGGTATCTTTGTGCCGGTAGTTCTGGGTATCGCTCTGGCCGCTCTCCTCGCGTGGATTGTGATCGGTTCGTTTTTCATTGGCCAGACACTCGCCATTTCTTACGGACTACTCTCATTTGTCGGGGTGTTGGTGATTGCGTGCCCCTGCGCGCTTGGTCTCGCTACTCCCACAGCGATCATTGTCGGAGTCGGTAAAGGGGCGCAGTACGGCATCTTGGTGAAGGACGCGGAGAGTCTTGAGCTCCTCAGTCAGGTCGATACGGTAGTTTTTGACAAGACAGGCACTATTACCAAAGGTGAGCCCTCGGTGACAGATATTGTTGTCCTCGATAGTCACTATACGGAGCAGCAAATCGTCGTATTTGCCGGGAGCGTTGAAAAGAAATCAGAACATCCGCTCTCGGCGGCGATTGTTGCACGAGTCAAGGAAATGGGGTTGGATTTTGCGCCGACCGAGAACTTCCAGGCACTTGAGGGAGTGGGCGTCCAGGCACATGTTCTAGACGCACAAGTTTCTATTCACAAGCCGGAGAAGAATAACCAGGATTCAGGACTTCGAACCCTTCAATCCGAAGGGAAGACAGTCGTTGTCGTCGAGGTGGATGGCAAGGATGTAGCGTTCATCGCTCTTGCAGACACTCTAAAAGAGGAAGCAGTCACCGCTGTCGCTTTACTTCGAAAAAAAGGGATTCGGACCATTATGCTGAGCGGGGATAATCAGATCGTGGCTAATCAGATTGCTAAAGAAGCCGGGATCGATACGGTTATCGCTGAAGTCCTGCCCAATGAGAAGGCGGGAAAAATTCGCGAACTGCAGGTATCGGGGAATGTCGTTGCGATGGTGGGTGATGGGATTAATGATGCCCCGGCCCTGGTTCAAGCGAATGTAGGAATTGCCATGGCAACCGGAACGGATATCGCGATCGAGTCAGCGGGGGTGACGGTGCTCCATGGCGACTTGCACCGAGTTGTTCAGGCAATTGAGCTCTCGCGGGCGACGATTCGAACAGTGAAGCAAAATCTCTTCTGGGCGTTCGTCTATAATGTCATCGGTATTCCGGTAGCCGCGGGATTATTGTATCCGCTTTGGGGTATTATCTTGAACCCGGTGTTTGCCGGACTCGCGATGGCATTCTCTAGCGTATCGGTGGTTGGAAACTCACTCCGGTTAAAAACGAAAAAACTCTAA
- a CDS encoding sulfite exporter TauE/SafE family protein, giving the protein MNTTYTFHISGMHCNACILLTESELLEHPSVSSARSSLKTHSVEVTGDFGAATPDDIALKLSALLEKHGYHLSTEKTVAPKNWADFRYALPIALGFVALFVALQKMGIVNLVDTGTVSYGTTFLVGVIASLSTCMAVVGGLVLSMSATFAREGDRVKPQLLFHSGRLSTFFLLGGVIGALGANFSLNTTATFVLSLIVGLVMLILGINLLGVFPWAKQLQPTIPKFLSKHAYGVSKLNHTLTPLLIGVATFFLPCGFTQSMQLYALTTGSFMSGALTMFAFALGTLPVLALISFSSFSIQGSAKAGIFFKSAGLIVILFALMNITNSLVIAGLIPPVFNF; this is encoded by the coding sequence ATGAATACAACTTACACATTTCACATTTCGGGGATGCACTGTAATGCCTGCATCCTCTTGACGGAAAGCGAACTCCTCGAACATCCGTCGGTCTCCTCCGCACGATCGAGCTTGAAGACCCATTCGGTCGAAGTCACTGGTGACTTTGGAGCAGCCACCCCGGACGATATCGCACTGAAACTCTCGGCGCTGCTCGAAAAGCATGGCTATCACCTCTCGACCGAGAAAACTGTCGCCCCGAAAAACTGGGCCGATTTCCGATACGCTCTGCCGATCGCACTGGGATTCGTGGCGCTCTTCGTAGCGCTCCAGAAAATGGGCATCGTGAATCTCGTCGATACGGGTACGGTCTCTTATGGCACGACCTTTCTCGTAGGCGTCATCGCCTCGCTGTCGACCTGCATGGCGGTAGTCGGTGGCCTGGTACTGTCCATGTCGGCGACGTTCGCTAGAGAAGGGGACCGGGTGAAGCCGCAACTCCTGTTCCATAGTGGTCGACTCAGCACATTCTTCCTCCTTGGTGGTGTGATCGGGGCGCTGGGCGCGAACTTTTCTCTGAATACTACGGCGACGTTCGTCCTGAGTCTCATCGTCGGTCTCGTGATGCTTATCCTCGGCATCAATCTCCTCGGAGTGTTCCCGTGGGCGAAGCAGCTCCAGCCGACGATACCGAAGTTTTTGTCCAAACATGCCTATGGTGTTTCAAAGTTGAACCACACCCTCACGCCGCTCCTGATCGGTGTGGCCACGTTCTTCCTCCCATGCGGTTTCACTCAGTCGATGCAGCTCTATGCTCTGACGACCGGGAGCTTCATGAGCGGAGCGTTGACGATGTTCGCCTTTGCCCTCGGAACCTTACCCGTCCTTGCTCTCATCAGCTTCAGCTCTTTCAGTATTCAAGGAAGCGCCAAAGCGGGGATTTTCTTTAAGTCAGCTGGCCTCATTGTGATCTTGTTCGCTCTTATGAATATCACCAACAGTCTCGTCATCGCCGGACTCATTCCGCCCGTGTTTAACTTTTAG
- a CDS encoding cupredoxin domain-containing protein, producing MKIIFGLIVATAVIFLGYLLLQMGGATPQDQSVSVSNVSIVDGQQIVEISAKAGYTPRVSQVKAGLPTVLRVDTQGTFDCSSQIRVPSLDISRSLPPSGVTDIALGTLEPGVLQGTCGMGMYPFELNVKN from the coding sequence ATGAAAATCATCTTTGGTTTGATCGTCGCCACCGCTGTCATTTTCCTTGGGTATTTGCTCCTGCAGATGGGCGGGGCGACTCCTCAGGATCAGTCCGTCTCGGTGAGCAATGTCAGTATCGTCGATGGGCAACAGATCGTGGAAATATCAGCCAAGGCTGGGTATACTCCGCGCGTGAGTCAGGTGAAGGCTGGACTGCCGACGGTTCTGCGAGTGGATACCCAGGGCACGTTTGACTGCTCTTCTCAGATTCGTGTCCCGAGCCTGGATATCAGCCGTTCATTACCACCCTCGGGGGTCACGGATATCGCGCTCGGTACACTGGAGCCCGGGGTACTCCAGGGCACCTGCGGGATGGGTATGTATCCCTTCGAGCTCAATGTCAAGAACTGA
- a CDS encoding SWIB/MDM2 domain-containing protein: MATSNSAFMKPMKISAELAAVVGAGPMPRSEVVKQLWVYIKSKNLQDPENKRNINADEALKAVFGGKDVVNMFEMTKLVSKHLS; encoded by the coding sequence ATGGCGACGAGCAATTCCGCGTTCATGAAGCCGATGAAGATTAGTGCCGAACTCGCAGCAGTCGTAGGTGCCGGGCCCATGCCCCGTTCCGAAGTGGTGAAGCAGCTCTGGGTCTATATCAAGAGCAAGAATCTCCAAGACCCGGAGAACAAGCGCAATATCAATGCGGACGAAGCCCTCAAGGCGGTCTTCGGCGGCAAGGACGTGGTGAACATGTTCGAGATGACGAAGCTTGTCTCCAAGCATCTCTCATAG
- a CDS encoding type II/IV secretion system protein — protein sequence MSVEERIVINDMAGESQMDYIIQEAARRGTSDIHIDPLPNEVLVRFRIDGVLQEAKRFPREHLDHVINQLKVLSNLEIGAVRLPEDGHFSARLTDDHTVSNRVLDVRVSIFPSVNGAAAVLRLLNRSDMLISLDEIFVDPELRAKVREMTLSSYGMVLTTGPTGSGKTTSLYAMLMETNRQERNILTLEDPVEMYFDDMRQSQIHPEIGFSFSKGMKSILRQDPDVIMIGEIRDAETAEYAVQASLTGRLVYSTLHANTTIGAIARMIDMDIERGLIAYAVRGIITQRLVRKICTACSAPDPNPRTEFLTFLGLGGMDIAYQRGAGCAACDGTGYHGRAGIFEVLTFDDNLRAMIVDKASMSDLQAYAVQSGMRTLRQNAINLVSSGITTVEEIVRVV from the coding sequence ATGAGTGTCGAGGAACGGATTGTCATCAATGACATGGCGGGCGAGAGTCAGATGGACTATATCATCCAAGAGGCGGCCCGGCGGGGAACATCAGATATTCATATCGATCCCTTGCCGAATGAAGTGCTCGTCCGCTTCCGTATCGACGGTGTGCTCCAGGAGGCGAAGCGTTTCCCTCGGGAGCATCTCGATCATGTTATCAATCAGCTCAAGGTACTTTCGAATCTCGAAATTGGGGCCGTCCGTCTTCCTGAGGACGGACATTTCTCTGCCCGACTGACCGATGATCACACCGTGTCCAACCGGGTGCTCGATGTAAGAGTCTCGATCTTCCCGAGCGTGAACGGGGCAGCTGCCGTGCTTCGGCTTCTCAATCGTTCCGATATGCTCATCTCATTGGATGAAATATTCGTCGATCCCGAGCTCCGGGCCAAGGTACGAGAGATGACGCTTTCGAGCTATGGCATGGTACTCACGACCGGTCCAACGGGTTCGGGCAAGACCACCTCACTCTATGCGATGCTCATGGAGACAAACCGCCAGGAGCGCAATATCCTCACGCTCGAAGACCCGGTCGAGATGTATTTCGACGACATGCGTCAGAGTCAGATCCATCCGGAAATTGGCTTCTCGTTTTCCAAGGGAATGAAGAGTATCCTCCGTCAAGATCCAGACGTGATCATGATCGGCGAAATTCGGGATGCGGAAACTGCCGAGTATGCTGTCCAGGCATCGCTCACGGGCCGACTTGTCTATTCGACACTTCACGCGAACACCACGATCGGCGCGATTGCTCGGATGATCGATATGGACATCGAACGCGGACTCATCGCGTACGCCGTCCGGGGGATCATCACGCAGCGGCTCGTTCGCAAGATCTGCACGGCGTGTAGTGCGCCAGATCCCAATCCGCGGACCGAATTCCTCACCTTCCTCGGACTCGGTGGGATGGACATCGCATACCAGAGAGGTGCGGGCTGTGCGGCCTGCGACGGTACAGGGTATCATGGCCGCGCGGGTATCTTCGAGGTACTGACTTTTGATGACAACTTGCGGGCGATGATTGTCGACAAGGCATCGATGAGCGATCTCCAGGCATACGCAGTCCAGTCCGGGATGCGGACACTGCGTCAAAACGCGATCAATCTCGTCTCATCTGGCATCACGACGGTCGAAGAGATCGTGCGTGTTGTTTAG